Proteins from one Catenuloplanes atrovinosus genomic window:
- the lexA gene encoding transcriptional repressor LexA, which yields MSTDDRSKHPEQEQQGKSAPSGGKRGAGRQRASAPHLRPVQPVSSFPDLVSADLTARQRKILEFIREWVEKYGYPPSVREIGEAVGLVSPSSVAYQLKELERKGFLRRDPNRPRAVDVRPPSDLMDDEAARAQRPTPAFVPMLGRIAAGGPILAEQAVEEVFPLPRELVGEGEVFMLKVKGDSMIDAAICDGDWVVVRQQPTADSGEIVAAMLDGEATVKTYRRRDGHVWLMPANPAFDPIPGDDASIIGRVVAVLRRI from the coding sequence GTGTCAACCGACGACCGGAGCAAGCATCCGGAGCAGGAGCAGCAGGGCAAGAGCGCGCCCTCCGGGGGCAAGCGCGGCGCCGGGCGGCAACGGGCCTCGGCCCCGCACCTGCGGCCGGTGCAGCCGGTCAGCAGCTTTCCCGACCTGGTCTCCGCCGACCTGACCGCGCGGCAGCGCAAAATCCTCGAGTTCATCCGCGAGTGGGTGGAGAAGTACGGCTACCCGCCGAGCGTGCGCGAGATCGGCGAGGCGGTCGGGCTCGTCTCCCCGTCCTCCGTGGCGTACCAGCTGAAGGAGCTCGAGCGGAAGGGCTTCCTGCGCCGCGACCCGAACCGGCCGCGCGCCGTGGACGTGCGCCCGCCCAGCGACCTGATGGACGACGAGGCGGCCCGCGCGCAGCGGCCCACGCCCGCGTTCGTGCCGATGCTGGGCCGGATCGCCGCCGGTGGCCCGATCCTCGCGGAGCAGGCGGTCGAGGAGGTCTTCCCGCTGCCGCGCGAGCTGGTCGGCGAGGGCGAGGTCTTCATGCTGAAGGTCAAGGGCGACTCGATGATCGACGCCGCGATCTGCGACGGTGACTGGGTCGTGGTCCGGCAGCAGCCGACCGCGGACTCCGGTGAGATCGTCGCCGCCATGCTGGACGGCGAGGCGACGGTGAAGACCTACCGCCGCCGCGACGGGCACGTGTGGCTGATGCCGGCGAACCCGGCGTTCGACCCGATCCCGGGCGACGACGCGTCCATCATCGGCCGCGTCGTGGCGGTGCTGCGCCGCATCTGA
- a CDS encoding LysM peptidoglycan-binding domain-containing protein produces MRLTRRGRIVRMIALIALAWVAVGVLAATASHAERETGPLPTAVVGRHDTLWDIAARHRPSRDPFAMVEEIRKLNDLPDYTVHPGQELRLPRGR; encoded by the coding sequence TTGCGCCTCACCCGGCGCGGCCGGATCGTCCGCATGATCGCGCTGATCGCACTGGCCTGGGTGGCGGTCGGCGTGCTCGCCGCCACCGCGTCGCACGCGGAGCGCGAGACCGGCCCGCTGCCGACCGCGGTGGTGGGTCGGCACGACACGCTGTGGGACATCGCGGCGCGGCACCGTCCCAGCCGCGATCCGTTCGCCATGGTGGAGGAGATCCGGAAGCTCAACGATCTGCCCGACTACACCGTTCATCCCGGCCAGGAACTGCGACTTCCGCGCGGGCGGTAA
- the nrdR gene encoding transcriptional regulator NrdR → MRCPYCRHADSRVVDSREADDGQLIRRRRSCPECGKRFTTVEEAVLAVVKRSGVTEPFSRTKIANGVRKACQGRPVTEDALALLAQRVEDAVRSRGAAEIPSNEVGLAILGPLRELDVVAYLRFASVYRSFDSLGDFEREIEALRAEALAREAEIEQGADGGAATTGTDREPVVSRTV, encoded by the coding sequence ATGCGCTGTCCGTATTGCCGGCACGCCGACTCCCGGGTGGTCGACTCCCGCGAGGCCGATGACGGGCAACTGATCCGCAGGCGGCGGTCGTGCCCGGAGTGCGGCAAGCGGTTCACCACGGTCGAGGAGGCGGTTCTCGCGGTGGTGAAGCGCAGCGGCGTGACCGAGCCGTTCAGCCGGACGAAGATCGCTAACGGCGTGCGCAAGGCCTGCCAGGGCCGCCCGGTCACGGAGGACGCGCTGGCGCTGCTCGCCCAGCGGGTGGAGGACGCGGTGCGGTCGCGCGGTGCGGCCGAGATCCCGAGCAACGAGGTCGGTCTCGCGATCCTCGGCCCGCTCCGGGAGCTTGACGTGGTGGCCTACCTGCGGTTCGCCAGCGTCTACCGGTCGTTCGACTCGCTGGGGGACTTCGAGCGGGAGATCGAGGCGCTGCGCGCGGAGGCGTTGGCGCGCGAGGCCGAGATCGAGCAGGGCGCGGACGGCGGCGCAGCCACGACGGGCACCGATCGGGAGCCGGTCGTCAGCCGTACCGTCTGA
- a CDS encoding vitamin B12-dependent ribonucleotide reductase: MRASQGNPSAPKEPKEPKGLTVERVWTTEGVHPYDEVEWERRDVVMTNWRDGSINFEQRGVEYPTSWSVNAANIVTTKYFRGAVGTPAREWSLKQLIDRVAKTYRAAGEKYGYFATSADAEIFEHELTWMLLHQVFSFNSPVWFNVGTASPQQVSACFILSVDDSMDSILDWYKEEGLIFKGGSGSGVNLSRIRSSKELLSSGGTASGPVSFMRGADASAGTIKSGGATRRAAKMVILDIDHPDIEEFVETKAREEDKIRALRDAGFDMDLGGADIVSVQYQNANNSVRVSDEFMTAVENGTEFGLRGRLDGSVISTIDAKGLFRKVALAAWECADPGIQYDDTINDWHTNPETGRITASNPCSEYMSLDDSSCNLASLNLMKFLKDDGGFEIEKFVKSVEFIITAMDISICFADFPTERIGATTRAYRQLGIGYANIGALLMASGLPYDSDGGRTVAAAITSLMTGTAYRRSAELAGIVGAYDGYARNAKAHQRVMRKHAAANDDIRAFSTVSDAIREAAGEQWTLGNRIGEKNGWRNAQASVLAPTGTIGLMMDCDTTGIEPDLALVKFKKLVGGGSMQIVNQTVPRALRSIGYQEEQIEAIVEHIGEHGHVIDAPGLKKEHYSIFDCAMGARSISPMGHVRMMAAVQPFISGAISKTVNMPEDATVEEVEEVYFQGWKLGLKALAIYRDNCKVGQPLSAMKKETPAAEAPAPVVEKVVEKVVEYRPVRKRLPKKRSSQTVSYSVAGAEGYLTASGYPDGGLGEVFLKMSKQGSTLAGVMDAFSVAISIGLQHGVPLETFVSKFTNMRFEPAGMTDDPDIRMASSVMDYIFRRLALDYLDFETRSELGILTARERAAQVQAEQDAAVDLAGMAASAPVPTKAPEPVVAEPVLPVAAEPAKPAETKVPAQPAPVTARTSTELLELVQGRSADAPLCFTCGTKMRPAGSCYVCEGCGSTSGCS; this comes from the coding sequence ATCCGGGCGTCGCAGGGCAATCCTTCGGCTCCCAAGGAGCCGAAGGAGCCCAAGGGCCTCACGGTCGAGCGGGTCTGGACGACCGAGGGCGTCCACCCGTACGACGAGGTCGAGTGGGAGCGTCGCGACGTCGTCATGACCAACTGGCGGGACGGCTCGATCAACTTCGAGCAGCGCGGCGTGGAGTACCCGACGTCGTGGAGCGTCAACGCGGCGAACATCGTGACCACGAAGTACTTCCGCGGCGCGGTGGGGACCCCGGCGCGTGAGTGGTCGCTGAAGCAGCTCATCGACCGGGTCGCGAAGACGTATCGCGCCGCGGGCGAAAAGTACGGCTATTTCGCGACGTCGGCCGATGCCGAGATCTTCGAGCACGAGCTGACCTGGATGCTGCTGCACCAGGTGTTCAGCTTCAACTCGCCGGTCTGGTTCAACGTCGGCACCGCGTCGCCGCAGCAGGTCAGCGCGTGCTTCATCCTCTCCGTCGACGACTCGATGGACTCCATCCTGGACTGGTACAAGGAGGAGGGGCTGATCTTCAAGGGCGGCTCCGGCTCCGGCGTGAACCTCTCCCGGATCCGTTCCTCCAAGGAACTGCTCTCCAGCGGAGGCACCGCCTCCGGCCCGGTCAGCTTCATGCGCGGCGCGGACGCGTCCGCCGGCACCATCAAGTCGGGCGGCGCCACCCGGCGCGCGGCCAAGATGGTCATCCTCGACATCGACCACCCGGACATCGAGGAGTTCGTCGAGACCAAGGCGCGCGAGGAGGACAAGATCCGCGCGCTGCGGGACGCCGGCTTCGACATGGACCTGGGCGGCGCCGACATCGTCAGCGTGCAGTACCAGAACGCGAACAACTCGGTCCGCGTCTCGGACGAGTTCATGACCGCGGTGGAGAACGGCACCGAGTTCGGCCTGCGTGGCCGCCTCGACGGCAGCGTCATCTCGACGATCGACGCGAAGGGCCTGTTCCGCAAGGTCGCGCTGGCCGCGTGGGAGTGCGCCGACCCGGGCATCCAGTACGACGACACGATCAACGACTGGCACACGAACCCGGAGACCGGCCGGATCACCGCGTCCAACCCGTGCTCGGAGTACATGTCGCTGGACGACTCGTCCTGCAACCTGGCCTCGCTGAACCTGATGAAGTTCCTCAAGGACGACGGCGGCTTCGAGATCGAGAAGTTCGTCAAGTCGGTCGAGTTCATCATCACCGCGATGGACATCTCGATCTGCTTCGCCGACTTCCCGACCGAGCGGATCGGCGCCACCACCCGGGCGTACCGTCAGCTGGGCATCGGGTACGCGAACATCGGCGCGCTGCTGATGGCGTCCGGCCTGCCCTACGACTCGGACGGCGGCCGCACCGTCGCCGCGGCCATCACCTCGTTGATGACCGGTACGGCGTACCGCCGCTCGGCCGAGCTGGCCGGCATCGTCGGCGCGTACGACGGCTACGCCCGCAACGCCAAGGCGCACCAGCGCGTCATGCGCAAGCACGCCGCGGCGAACGACGACATAAGGGCGTTCAGCACGGTCTCCGACGCGATCCGCGAGGCGGCCGGCGAGCAGTGGACGCTGGGCAACCGGATCGGCGAGAAGAACGGCTGGCGCAACGCGCAGGCCTCCGTGCTCGCACCGACCGGCACCATCGGCCTGATGATGGACTGCGACACCACCGGCATCGAGCCGGACCTGGCGCTCGTCAAGTTCAAGAAGCTGGTCGGCGGCGGCTCGATGCAGATCGTCAACCAGACGGTCCCGCGCGCGCTGCGCAGCATCGGCTACCAGGAGGAGCAGATCGAGGCCATCGTCGAGCACATCGGCGAGCACGGCCACGTGATCGACGCGCCCGGCCTGAAGAAGGAGCACTACTCGATCTTCGACTGCGCGATGGGCGCGCGGTCCATCTCCCCGATGGGCCACGTGCGGATGATGGCGGCCGTCCAGCCGTTCATCTCCGGCGCCATCTCGAAGACCGTCAACATGCCGGAGGACGCGACGGTCGAGGAGGTCGAGGAGGTCTACTTCCAGGGCTGGAAGCTCGGCCTCAAGGCGCTCGCGATCTACCGCGACAACTGCAAGGTCGGCCAGCCGCTCTCCGCGATGAAGAAGGAGACCCCGGCCGCCGAGGCACCGGCCCCCGTGGTCGAGAAGGTCGTGGAGAAGGTCGTCGAGTACCGCCCGGTCCGCAAGCGCCTGCCGAAGAAGCGCTCCTCGCAGACCGTGTCGTACTCGGTCGCCGGCGCCGAGGGCTACCTCACCGCCTCCGGCTACCCCGACGGCGGCCTCGGCGAGGTCTTCCTGAAGATGTCGAAGCAGGGCTCCACGCTCGCCGGCGTGATGGACGCCTTCTCGGTGGCCATCTCGATAGGGCTTCAGCACGGCGTCCCGCTGGAGACGTTCGTCAGCAAGTTCACCAACATGCGCTTCGAGCCGGCCGGCATGACCGACGACCCGGACATCCGCATGGCCTCCTCGGTGATGGACTACATCTTCCGCCGCCTGGCGCTGGACTACCTCGACTTCGAGACCCGCTCCGAGCTGGGCATCCTGACCGCACGCGAGCGCGCGGCCCAGGTCCAGGCCGAGCAGGACGCCGCCGTCGACCTGGCCGGCATGGCCGCCTCGGCCCCGGTCCCCACCAAGGCCCCGGAGCCGGTCGTCGCCGAGCCGGTCCTCCCGGTCGCCGCCGAGCCGGCCAAGCCCGCCGAGACCAAGGTCCCGGCTCAGCCCGCGCCGGTCACGGCCCGCACCTCGACCGAGCTCCTCGAGCTGGTCCAGGGCCGCTCCGCCGACGCTCCGCTCTGCTTCACCTGCGGCACCAAGATGCGCCCCGCCGGCAGCTGCTACGTCTGCGAGGGCTGCGGCTCCACCTCCGGCTGCAGCTGA
- a CDS encoding glycosyltransferase family 39 protein — protein sequence MQNSDQDTVLLPKIRFPDLDEDGDGDERPDAWSAPDGEGPARRALTTVAWLLPMLAMAALGMVRLTWSSLSADELGYWAFVTTPWDEALDLLGELDSGTVPYHVALKAYAMAAGTSDLALRAPSALFMALAAALVAGLGARLTRPRTGFTAGILFVIVPGVTRFGQEIGPTAAAAFLTALSTLLLVLVLDRGTGWRYTGYAFTVLLLGLTLPVALLVLAGHGFAVLMMRRRALLGWLLATVLGLVPAIGSIVYLGLPTVRIGLDTSTELLDVTTVASALFGTALVGGALVGLGLISVSFRKPSVIYSCWAVIPVVLLYALSRVGLSWEAPALAFTLGGWALLGAHALHRAPVVRGVAAGLILAAFCVPSQIAVRQRDGHGLASAELGAIITGQALRGDVAVYGPGPKSGAVGRDVVARYVPADIRPADVLALTPPRTDGRIVVDECADVARCLDGALRVWLIRTDRPESPLTGLPAAKANPLGDLYDVDRTWYLSGLMLVRFTLKPTGPDQVRVG from the coding sequence ATGCAGAACAGCGATCAGGACACCGTTCTTCTGCCGAAGATACGGTTCCCGGACCTCGATGAGGACGGCGACGGAGACGAGCGCCCGGACGCCTGGTCGGCGCCGGACGGCGAGGGACCGGCACGGCGCGCGCTGACCACGGTCGCGTGGCTGCTGCCGATGCTCGCCATGGCGGCGCTCGGCATGGTCCGGCTCACGTGGAGCAGCCTCTCCGCGGACGAGCTCGGCTACTGGGCGTTCGTGACCACGCCCTGGGACGAGGCGCTGGACCTGCTCGGCGAGCTGGACTCCGGCACCGTCCCGTACCACGTGGCGCTCAAGGCGTACGCGATGGCCGCCGGCACCTCGGATCTGGCGCTGCGCGCGCCGTCGGCGCTGTTCATGGCGCTGGCCGCGGCGCTGGTGGCGGGCCTCGGCGCGCGCCTGACCCGGCCGCGCACCGGCTTCACCGCGGGCATCCTGTTCGTGATCGTGCCGGGCGTGACCCGGTTCGGCCAGGAGATCGGCCCGACCGCGGCCGCGGCGTTCCTGACCGCACTGAGCACGTTGTTGCTGGTCCTGGTGCTGGACCGGGGGACCGGCTGGCGCTACACCGGGTACGCGTTCACCGTCCTGCTGCTCGGCCTGACGCTGCCGGTCGCGCTGCTCGTCCTGGCGGGGCACGGCTTCGCGGTGCTGATGATGCGCCGCCGCGCGCTGCTCGGCTGGCTGCTCGCCACCGTGCTGGGCCTGGTCCCGGCGATCGGCTCGATCGTCTACCTCGGCCTGCCGACCGTCCGCATCGGACTGGACACCTCCACCGAACTGCTGGACGTGACCACGGTCGCGAGCGCGCTGTTCGGCACCGCGCTGGTCGGCGGCGCGCTGGTCGGGCTGGGCCTGATCAGCGTCTCGTTCCGCAAGCCGTCCGTCATCTACAGCTGCTGGGCGGTGATCCCGGTCGTGCTGCTCTACGCGCTGAGCCGGGTCGGCCTGAGCTGGGAGGCGCCCGCGCTCGCGTTCACGCTGGGCGGCTGGGCGCTGCTCGGCGCGCACGCGCTGCACCGCGCGCCGGTGGTGCGCGGCGTGGCGGCCGGGCTGATCCTGGCCGCGTTCTGCGTGCCGAGTCAGATCGCGGTCCGGCAGCGCGACGGGCACGGCCTGGCCAGCGCGGAACTCGGCGCGATCATCACCGGTCAGGCGCTGCGCGGCGACGTCGCGGTCTACGGCCCGGGCCCGAAGAGCGGCGCGGTCGGCCGGGACGTGGTCGCCCGATACGTACCGGCGGACATCCGCCCGGCGGACGTGCTCGCGCTGACGCCGCCGCGCACCGACGGCCGGATCGTGGTGGACGAGTGCGCGGACGTGGCGCGCTGTCTCGACGGCGCGCTGCGCGTGTGGCTGATCCGCACGGACCGCCCGGAGTCGCCGCTGACCGGCCTGCCCGCGGCCAAGGCGAACCCGCTCGGCGACCTGTACGACGTGGACCGCACGTGGTACCTGTCCGGGCTGATGCTGGTGCGGTTCACGCTCAAGCCGACCGGGCCGGACCAGGTGCGGGTCGGATAG
- a CDS encoding glycosyltransferase family 2 protein encodes MLAFLLQLNAWATTGQLYLFALFMIMVWGLWLLRITLARYYKPWTRPYGTTTSVIIPVVDEPEQLFRAVLERIVEQRPTEIIVVINGPRNELLEKICGSMDVRWAWTETPGKRNALRIGVGLMTSDIAVLVDSDTVWTRDTLSELIKPFADARVGGVTTRQRILDPGRSLLTRWADWLENVRNEYSMPAMSVLGTVGCLPGRTIAFRRSILVRSMDKFLSERFLGVFLEVSDDRTLTNYTLRAGYRTVYQSTSLVYTDAPTRLGKLVRQQYRWARGSQYNTLRMLPWMARHTPLLALFYLADIVVPFVLVGSFVSWGVTLVTGREAALYDALPLPASRWAALGMILALSGVLTTLSLGLRFGRHFAYRPNDLAHLPAFMLINTFVLIPVRVLGFFRMAHNAGWGTRAGGFAGEKRRSPLLVVPYLLGVLLLGISVVIGV; translated from the coding sequence ATGCTCGCCTTCCTGCTGCAACTCAACGCGTGGGCGACGACCGGGCAGCTCTACCTGTTCGCGCTCTTCATGATCATGGTCTGGGGGCTGTGGCTGCTGCGCATCACGCTCGCGCGCTATTACAAGCCCTGGACCAGGCCGTACGGTACGACCACCTCCGTGATCATCCCGGTCGTGGACGAGCCGGAGCAGCTGTTCCGGGCCGTGCTGGAGCGCATCGTGGAGCAGCGGCCCACCGAGATCATCGTGGTGATCAACGGGCCGCGGAACGAGCTGCTGGAGAAGATCTGCGGGTCGATGGACGTACGGTGGGCGTGGACCGAGACGCCCGGCAAACGCAACGCGCTGCGCATCGGCGTCGGGCTGATGACCTCGGACATCGCGGTCCTGGTCGACTCCGACACGGTGTGGACGCGGGACACGCTGTCCGAGCTGATCAAGCCGTTCGCGGACGCGCGGGTCGGCGGCGTCACCACGCGCCAGCGCATCCTCGACCCCGGCCGTAGCCTGCTGACCCGCTGGGCGGACTGGCTGGAGAACGTGCGCAACGAGTACTCGATGCCGGCCATGAGCGTGCTCGGCACCGTCGGCTGCCTGCCCGGCCGGACCATCGCGTTCCGCCGGTCGATCCTGGTGCGCTCGATGGACAAGTTCCTGAGCGAGCGGTTCCTCGGCGTGTTCCTCGAGGTCAGCGACGACCGCACGCTGACCAACTACACGCTGCGGGCCGGGTACCGCACGGTCTACCAGTCGACGTCGCTGGTCTACACGGACGCGCCGACGCGGCTGGGCAAGCTGGTCCGGCAGCAGTACCGGTGGGCGCGCGGCTCGCAGTACAACACGCTGCGCATGCTGCCCTGGATGGCGCGGCACACGCCGCTGCTGGCCCTCTTCTACCTCGCCGACATCGTGGTGCCGTTCGTGCTGGTCGGCTCGTTCGTGTCGTGGGGCGTCACACTGGTCACCGGCCGGGAGGCCGCGCTCTACGACGCGCTGCCGCTGCCCGCGTCGCGGTGGGCCGCGCTCGGGATGATCCTGGCGCTCAGCGGCGTGCTCACCACGCTGTCGCTCGGGCTGCGGTTCGGGCGCCACTTCGCGTACCGGCCGAACGACCTGGCTCATCTGCCGGCGTTCATGCTGATCAACACGTTCGTGCTGATCCCGGTCCGGGTGCTCGGCTTCTTCCGGATGGCGCACAACGCGGGCTGGGGCACGCGGGCCGGCGGCTTCGCGGGGGAGAAGCGCCGCAGCCCGCTGCTGGTCGTCCCTTACCTGCTGGGCGTCCTGCTGCTCGGGATCTCGGTGGTGATCGGTGTCTGA
- a CDS encoding glycoside hydrolase family 26 protein gives MSDGADVFKLSDLSRTAREERRGRIRFRVWMTVHTIALLGLAGWVLLPESTGSDLKPIDSRAAAAAAMETTAPPTKEDVLAIPGVRFGLSAPQVPYSATELERISEAAGSRPTMLQFFVKWTETLRPESIELAYLENALPVVSWEPWAGSGAGEDQPEYALARIASGAHDDYIRAFATTVRDSGLPVALRFAHEMNGTWYPWSERHSGNAAGDYVKAWRHVHDTFREVGADNVIWVWSPNILRPVPNVSLAALYPGDEYVDWAGLVGYAVREKTAREVFEPTITAIRKITDKPFLITETGAVASDRKVGWITDFFTWLPTQEGLVGFVWFEFSDDEGGTEDWRFSADSRCAAAFSAGMSTLTPAAPPLGS, from the coding sequence GTGTCTGACGGGGCCGACGTCTTCAAACTCTCCGACCTGTCCCGGACGGCGCGGGAGGAGCGGCGGGGCCGCATCCGGTTCCGGGTCTGGATGACCGTGCACACGATCGCGCTGCTCGGGCTGGCCGGCTGGGTCCTGCTGCCGGAGTCGACCGGCTCCGACCTGAAGCCGATCGACTCCCGCGCCGCCGCGGCGGCCGCGATGGAGACGACGGCACCGCCCACCAAGGAGGACGTCCTCGCGATCCCGGGCGTCCGCTTCGGGCTGAGCGCGCCGCAGGTGCCGTACTCGGCCACCGAGTTGGAGCGGATCAGCGAGGCGGCCGGGTCCCGGCCCACGATGCTCCAGTTCTTCGTGAAGTGGACCGAGACGCTGCGCCCGGAGAGCATCGAGCTGGCGTACCTGGAGAACGCGCTGCCGGTCGTCTCCTGGGAGCCCTGGGCCGGGTCCGGCGCGGGCGAGGACCAGCCGGAGTACGCGCTGGCCAGGATCGCGTCCGGCGCGCACGACGACTACATCCGCGCCTTCGCCACCACGGTCCGGGACAGCGGCCTGCCGGTGGCGCTACGGTTCGCGCACGAGATGAACGGCACCTGGTACCCGTGGTCCGAGCGCCACTCCGGCAACGCCGCCGGCGACTACGTGAAGGCGTGGCGGCACGTGCACGACACGTTCCGCGAGGTCGGCGCGGACAACGTCATCTGGGTGTGGAGCCCGAACATCCTGCGCCCGGTGCCGAACGTCAGCCTGGCCGCGCTCTACCCCGGGGACGAGTACGTGGACTGGGCCGGCCTGGTCGGATACGCGGTGCGGGAGAAGACCGCGCGCGAGGTCTTCGAGCCCACGATCACCGCGATCCGGAAGATCACCGACAAGCCGTTCCTGATCACGGAGACCGGCGCGGTGGCGAGCGACCGCAAGGTCGGCTGGATCACCGACTTCTTCACCTGGCTGCCGACCCAGGAGGGACTGGTCGGCTTCGTCTGGTTCGAGTTCAGCGACGACGAGGGCGGCACCGAGGACTGGCGGTTCAGCGCGGACAGCCGGTGCGCCGCGGCGTTCAGCGCGGGAATGTCGACGTTGACGCCGGCCGCCCCGCCGCTGGGGTCCTGA
- a CDS encoding NADPH-dependent FMN reductase, protein MPTLTVIIASTRPGRAGTPVARWVVDRAEAHGGFDVRVADLAEINLPLLDEPNHPRLRRYEHEHTRAWSALVDASDAFVIVTPEYNHGYPAPLKNALDYLHAEWAHKAVGLVSYGAVAGGVRSVQALKPVLQYLKMIPAGEGVIIPFVARHIVDGALQPTPALEQSATAMLDELRRLEATLRPLR, encoded by the coding sequence GTGCCCACACTGACCGTGATCATCGCCAGCACCCGCCCCGGCCGCGCCGGCACGCCCGTCGCCCGCTGGGTCGTCGACCGCGCCGAGGCGCACGGCGGCTTCGACGTCCGCGTCGCCGACCTCGCGGAGATCAACCTGCCGCTGCTGGACGAGCCGAACCACCCCCGCCTCCGCCGGTACGAGCACGAGCACACCAGGGCGTGGAGCGCGCTCGTCGACGCCTCCGACGCGTTCGTGATCGTCACGCCGGAGTACAACCACGGGTATCCCGCGCCGCTCAAGAACGCGCTCGACTACCTGCACGCGGAGTGGGCGCACAAGGCGGTCGGCCTGGTCAGCTACGGCGCCGTGGCCGGTGGCGTGCGATCGGTGCAGGCGCTGAAGCCGGTGCTGCAGTACCTGAAGATGATCCCGGCCGGCGAAGGCGTGATCATCCCGTTCGTGGCCCGGCACATCGTCGACGGTGCGCTGCAGCCGACGCCCGCGCTCGAGCAGTCCGCGACCGCGATGCTGGACGAGCTGCGGCGCCTGGAGGCCACGCTGCGCCCGCTGCGCTGA
- a CDS encoding DMT family transporter: MSTPSPMPRVPAWRGMALIALAAVAWGTGGAVAAVLYRTSGLGPIAVSYWRFLIGAVALAVYVSLRRTRRVPRDPARRYRRLLAVLATGAGLAVYQSAFYLSIAHSGLAVATVVTLGAGPILIAIGARAFLAERLGHAGAAAITLALSGLVALSLDGGATGPNPALGLACALLSALGYAVVTLVGRTADAAGDPFRTSLSGFLVGGVVLTPFALAEGVLPTAGGLGVTIGWLLYLGVVASALAYGLFFAGLAHVSATTAAIVTLLEPVAAAILAVGFLGEHLSPAVLTGMLLLVGAVAVLTRPARR, encoded by the coding sequence ATGTCCACCCCTTCGCCGATGCCGCGGGTCCCGGCCTGGCGCGGCATGGCGCTGATCGCGCTGGCCGCCGTCGCCTGGGGAACCGGTGGCGCGGTCGCCGCCGTCCTCTACCGCACCAGCGGCCTCGGTCCGATCGCCGTCTCCTACTGGCGCTTCCTCATCGGCGCCGTCGCGCTCGCGGTCTACGTGAGCCTCCGCCGCACGCGCCGCGTGCCGCGCGATCCCGCCCGGCGGTACCGGCGGCTGCTCGCGGTGCTCGCCACCGGCGCCGGGCTCGCCGTCTACCAGTCCGCGTTCTACCTCTCCATCGCGCACTCCGGCCTGGCCGTGGCCACCGTGGTCACGCTCGGCGCCGGCCCGATCCTGATCGCCATCGGCGCCCGCGCGTTCCTCGCCGAGCGCCTCGGCCACGCCGGCGCCGCCGCCATCACGCTGGCCCTCTCCGGCCTGGTCGCGCTCTCCCTGGACGGCGGCGCCACCGGCCCGAACCCCGCGCTCGGCCTCGCCTGCGCGCTGCTCTCCGCGCTCGGCTACGCCGTGGTCACCCTGGTCGGCCGCACCGCGGACGCCGCCGGCGACCCGTTCCGGACGTCACTGTCCGGCTTCCTGGTCGGCGGCGTGGTGCTGACCCCGTTCGCGCTGGCCGAGGGCGTGCTCCCCACGGCCGGCGGGCTCGGGGTGACCATCGGCTGGCTGCTCTACCTGGGCGTGGTCGCCAGCGCGCTGGCCTACGGCCTGTTCTTCGCCGGCCTGGCCCACGTCAGCGCCACCACCGCCGCGATCGTCACGCTGCTCGAACCGGTCGCGGCGGCGATCCTCGCGGTCGGCTTCCTCGGCGAGCACCTGTCGCCCGCGGTCCTGACCGGCATGCTCCTCCTGGTCGGCGCCGTGGCGGTGCTCACCCGCCCGGCCCGCCGCTGA
- a CDS encoding sulfurtransferase — MTLPDDLLIDAPALAALLRSGAAPTLLDVRWRLAGPPGHDDYLAGHAPGAVFVDLDTSLCGPPGEQGRHPLPAPAALQDVLRAAGVSGSRPVVVYDDGDQWAAARTWWTLRWAGHPDVRVLDGGFRAWRSGGFEVTSEEPAVDAGDFTVRPGGLPVLDAAGAATVAAGGVLIDARAPERYRGEVEPVDAAAGHIPGAVNVPTAGNTGADGRFLAPGRLRDRFAAAGVTADAGAVGAYCGSGVTAAHTVLALHLAGRPDAALYVGSWSEWITDSARPRATGAE; from the coding sequence GTGACCCTACCGGACGATCTCCTCATCGATGCCCCGGCCCTCGCGGCGCTGCTGCGTTCCGGGGCGGCTCCGACGCTGCTGGACGTGCGCTGGCGTCTCGCCGGACCGCCCGGCCACGACGACTACCTGGCCGGGCACGCGCCCGGCGCGGTCTTCGTCGATCTGGACACCTCGCTCTGCGGGCCGCCCGGCGAGCAGGGCCGCCATCCGCTGCCCGCGCCCGCCGCGTTGCAGGACGTGCTGCGCGCGGCCGGGGTGTCCGGTTCCCGGCCGGTGGTGGTCTACGACGACGGCGACCAGTGGGCGGCGGCCCGCACCTGGTGGACGCTGCGCTGGGCCGGGCATCCGGACGTACGGGTACTGGACGGCGGCTTCCGGGCATGGCGGTCCGGCGGGTTCGAGGTCACGTCGGAGGAGCCGGCCGTGGACGCCGGGGACTTCACGGTACGGCCCGGTGGCCTGCCGGTGCTGGACGCGGCCGGCGCGGCCACGGTCGCGGCGGGTGGCGTGCTGATCGACGCGCGGGCGCCGGAGCGGTACCGCGGCGAGGTGGAGCCGGTGGACGCGGCGGCCGGGCACATCCCGGGCGCGGTCAACGTGCCGACCGCGGGGAACACCGGTGCGGACGGCCGGTTCCTGGCGCCCGGCCGGTTGCGGGACCGGTTCGCGGCGGCCGGCGTGACGGCGGACGCCGGCGCGGTCGGGGCGTACTGCGGCAGCGGTGTCACGGCCGCGCACACGGTGCTGGCGCTGCATCTGGCCGGGCGGCCGGACGCGGCGCTCTACGTGGGCTCGTGGAGCGAGTGGATCACGGATTCGGCGCGGCCGCGGGCCACGGGCGCGGAGTGA